CGTCCACCTCCACCAGACGGTGCAGGtcaggccccccacccccaccccgctgtGTTGCCGGCGGGGAGCTGCCTGGAGGCGGATGCAGCACTTGGCAGGGCCTCTGCTGCTCCCCGGCGCTGTCTGAGCGCACTGAAGAGGCGGGAGAGGGCACCTGTGCCACCTGAGCACGCCGGGGCTGAGGCGAGGGGGCAGGCTGGGCGGGACGCCGACCGGAGTGTGGGCTGTGGCTCAGTGGCAGTTGTCCGCGGGCCAGCGAGGAGGCAGGAAAGTGATATCAGATGTGGAGAAATTTATCCCGCGGCTCGCGGAGTGGTCTGCTTTTCCTCAGAGTCTGGGTTTTGCTTGTTACCACGTGTCTAGCATTTGGGGTCGTCTTATCCTGGTTGAACCTTTTGTCAAGATGAAGTAGTGCATTTCTCCTCAAGAACGCTCTTACCTTTGAGTCCACCTTTCTGGTGAACGGGTcaccgttccccctcccccacctttagTTAGCGTTTGCACGGGGCATCCTTTCCCATCTTTGTACTTTCTTTCTGCATCATGTTTTAAGTAGTTTGGGTTTAATCCAGCCTGATAGCCGGTCCTGTAGGTGGAGGGTTTGGACTGTACGGGTAATAGTTTGGGATTTAGCTGTATCCTCCTACCATTTGCTTCTTATTTGTGCTGCCTGTTCTatgctttatttcctttattgccTTTTTCTGGattgacttttaaaaactctatttCTCCTCTTATTTGGTAAGtaattaaatattgttttataatttttgtagtGGTAGAGATTACAAAACACATCCATGACAACAGAGCTCTAAGGTACGTGGAACTTTTGCCTCTTTCCGGGACGGTGCAAGAGCCTCAGAGCACCTCAAATGCATTTACTCCTCCCTTGACTCACTGGCTCTTGTCTCCATGTATTTTAATTCCCTCAGCGTGCGAGACCCCTGGGACCTCACCGCTGATGCTGGTAAAGTCAGATTTGCCGGGCGCCGTCTCTGTTTGCCTTTCCCACTGTTCCCCTCTACTGCCTGTGTTCTTCACTTTGTATTTGGGGTGAAGAACACCATTGtgggtctgctggtgatgaatgcTCTCAAATTTTATTTGTCTGCAAATGTGGAAGACTTTTCCCCTTAGGTTTGGAATTCTGGGGCAGCATTTACTATCAGTATTTTGAATGTGTCTTCCCATCTGCTGTTTGGAAGAGAATCTTTTCTTTGGCTGCTTGTGGGATTATGTCCTTTCCTGTGGACTTTGGAGGGATGCTATGCTGGCCCCACCTGTTCTCGTCCTGTTGCGCCTGCTCAGGTTTGAGGCCTCCGGGTCTGCCCATTGCTCTCTCCAGGCTGAATGTAGGTCTTGCTTCTCCAGAGCCTTCAtcgtccttttatttttctgtgcttcATGCTGGATAGTCTCTACTAGATATTTTAGTTCATTAAGTCTCTTTTTGGTTATATGTAAGTGGTTGTTgcatttgttgaaattttttaattgatatataattgatttacaatattatatgttataggtggacaacatagtgattcacaggtttcaaaggttatgctccatttatagtaactataaaatattggctatattccctgtagtTCAGTATATCCTCGTAGCTTATTTTGTGTGTAATAgcttgtgtctcttaatcccccGCCTCTGTCttgcctctcctctcttccttctcaccacttgtagtttgttctctacgtctgcgatTCTGTTCcctttttgttacattcactagtttgttgcattttttagatttcacgaATAAGTGACAtcacacagtgtttgtctttctgtctgacttatttcacttagcataataccctccaagtccatccatgttgctgtaaatggcaagatttcattttttttaatggctgagtagtattccattgtatatgtgtaccacagcttcttttttattttttaagatttttttttgacatggaccatttttaaagtctttattgaatttgttacaatattgcttctgtttttcacGGTTTTTGGTTCTTtagccacgaggcatgtgggatcttagctccccgaccagggatcaaacctgcaccccctgcactggaaggtgaagtcttaaccactggacctccagggaagtccctttttctccctcccccgccccagctgtgctgggtctttgttgctccatgCGGGTTTTCCCCAGTTGTGGCGAGTTGGGCTACTCTTCagtgcggtgcgtgggcttctcattgcaggggcttctcttgttacggagcacaggctctaggcacgtgggctcagtagctgtggctcgcaggctcagtagttgtggcgcatgggcttaagttgctctgcggcatgtgggatcttcctggaccagggatcgaacccatgtcccctgcattggcaggtggatccttaaccactggaccaccagggaagtccttgtaccacatcttgtttatccattcatttgttgatgggcatttaggttgcttccatatcttggctatcgtaaatagcactgcagtgaacgttggggtcTATTTATCTTTTCGAAtaatggttttctccggatatatgcccaggagtagggtTGCGGGattatatggcaactctatttttagttttttgaggaatctccatgttGTTCTccgaagtggctgcaccattttacattcccaccaacagtgtaggacggttcccttttctccacatcctctccagcgtttattatttgtagatgaccattttgaccagtgtgaggtggtacctcattgtttttatttttaatttttttaaacttatttatttattttatttttggctgctttgggttttcattgctgcgcacgggttttctctagttgcggcgagtgggggctacttttcgttgaggtgcgcaggcctTTCATTACcatggcttctcgttgtggagcacgggctctaggcacatgggtttcagtagttgtggcacgtgggctcagtagttgtggctcacgggctctagagcgcaggctcagtagttgtggcgcatgggcttagttgccccacggcatgtgggatcttcccggaccagggctcgaacccgtgtcccctgcattggcaggcggattcttaaccactgagccaccagagaagcccccctcATTATAGtattgatttgcagttctctgtttttaaaaaagtatattttatttatttatttatttatttggttgtacctGGTCTTAGTCGTGGCCAGTGGGCTCCTTAGATGTGGCTCgcctgctccttagttgcagcacatgtgctccttagttgtggcctgtgggctccttagttgtggcatgcaaactgttagttgcagcatgcatgtggggtctagttccctgatcagggatcgaacccaggccccctgcattgggagctcggattcttaaccactgtgccatcagagaAGTCCCTGCATTTCCGTattaattagtggtgttgagcgtcttttcatgtgcctcttggccatctgtatgtctgtttagatcttccttccgttttttgactgggttgtttgtttttttttgatattgtgctgcatgagctgtttgtatattttggagattaatatcCTTTTGGTTGTATCATATGCGGatgttttctcctattctgtaggctgtctttttgttttgtttatggtttcctttgctgtgtaaaagtttgttttgttttgttttttaataacagagattcctttttctttaaattaattaactaacttatttacttggttgtgccgggtcttagttgtggcaggcgggctccttagttgcagctcaccagctccttagttgtggcgtgtgaactcttagttgtggcatgtgtgggggatctagttccctgaccagggatcgaagccggttcccctgcgttgggagcacggagtcttaaccactgtgccaccagggaagtccctgtgcaaaagcttttaatttaattaggttctatttttttgtttttatttccattactgtaggaggcgGATCCAAAAAAAATACCGTTgctatttatgtcagagtgttctgcctatgttttcttctaggaattttatagtatttggtcttacatttaggtctttaatccattttgagtttattttcgtgtatggtgttagagaatgttctaatttcattcttttatatgtagctgtccagttttcccagcactatttattgaagagactgtcttttctccattgtatattcttgcctcttttgtcatagattaattgaccgtagatGCATGGATTTATtcctgggctttctgtcctgttccattgatctatatttctgtttttgtgccagtaccattttTGATTcctggagctttgtagtatactctgaagttagggagcctgattgctccagctccgattttcttTACCATGCAGTTTTgatgactgcagctttgtagtataaaatcagggagtgtgattcttTCAGCTCTGTTCTTTGTTAGGATTCTTGTGGCTATttggcgtcttttgtgtttccacacaaattttaaaattatttgtttcagttttgtgaaaaatgccactggtgttttgataaggattacattgaatatgtagattacCTGGGATAGTATGGCTCTTTTGAATCCTTACCTTGGGTTATTATAGTTCCTGGTTTTACAATTTCCACTGTTTTTAATAGTTTCTAGTTTTTTGCCAACATtcttaattctttctctctctgaatatTTTAATCACAATCCTTTTAAAGCCTGTGTCTGAAAACTCTAGGAGCCCTGAATCTGTTTCTCTGGACTGTTGTTCCTCTTCTTTCTGGCCCTATTGTCTCATCTCttgtgtctgcttttttttttttttttttttgcggtacgcgggcctctcactgttgtggcttctcccgttgcggagcacaggctccggacgtgcaggctcagtggccatggctcacgggcccagctgctccacggcacgtggtatcctcccggaccggggcacgaaccagtgtcccctgcgttggcaggcggactctcaaccactgcgccaccagggaagcccttgtgtctGCTTTTGATTGAGAACTGGATGTCGTGTATGAAAAAACAGGGATGATGAAAGGCTAGAATGATGTCATCAACTTGCGCCCACTACTGCCCCAGGctccacctccctgcccctctgccctctgcccggCACAGCCAGCAGACCTGAGGTCAGCCCTCTTCTCTGTAGGTGGACGATGAGCTGGAAATCAAGGCTTACTATGCGGGCCACGTGCTGGGGGCGGCCATGTTCCAGATTAAAGTGGGCTCAGAGTCTGTGGTCTACACGGTCAGTGGAAGCACTTGGGGCACAGGAAGGGCTGGCTGGccgggcagaggaaggaggcacCCTCCTCATTGCCACATTCTTTGCTAGGGGGATTATAACATGACCCCAGACCGGCATTTGGGGTAAGTAGGCCAGTACGTTCGTTTCATCCTGTTGGGCGGGTCCCCCTGGGGGACAGGGTCCCTGAGGGGTGTGCTGCGTTCCCGAGCAGTCTGCATGTCATTGTCCCTGGATGTTCTGTCCCCTCAAGTGCTGCCTGTGCAGAGGAGGCAGGCTGCCTGCTAGAGGGTCCAGGAGGGCCATGGCTGTGTACAGCCTTGCCACTGTGTGGCCTGTCCACCTCTGGCCACACCCACCTGTGTTCTAGAGCTGCTTGGATTGACAAATGCCGGCCCAACCTCCTGATCACAGAATCCACGTACGCCACCACCATCCGAGACTCGAAGCGCTGCCGGGAGCGAGACTTCCTAAAGAAGGTCCATGAGACCGTGGAGCGCGGCGGGAAGGTAGCTGGTGGGCAGCGGGTGCCCCAGGTGGGGCTGGCTGTGTACACGGGTCTTTCGGCTGACCTGGCATGCGGTCAGGGACAGGGGTGCTGTGTTCTGGGCACAGAGAGAGGAAGGTTTGCTCAGCACTGGGAAGACAGATTCCCCCGAAGACCCTTTAGTGGGGCTCACCTACTCCTCGTGACTCAGATCCCAATGCAGGGCTGGCCGGAGTGTCCACCATGGTCACTTTGGGACAGGCTGTGCTGGGACAGAATGGGGGGGGGCTGCCGGCAGTCTGCATGGGGCCTCCGGCCATCAGAGCTGCTGGCAGGGCTGGTCTCCTGAGAAGGTGGCCACAGGAGCAACTGTTGGCCTCTGCACAGCTGTGGGCTCGGTGGCCAGGCGGCGCGGCCAGGGGTTCCTCCCGAGCtggcctcccacccccacccccaccccacctgcagGTGCTGATCCCCGTGTTTGCGCTGGGCCGTGCTCAGGAGCTCTGCATCCTGCTCGAGACCTTCTGGTAGGTGTGGCCACGACGGTTTCTGGAGGCCCGGCCCTGCTGGCCGTGGGGTGAGAGAGGGCGGGGAGCGCCCTTCCTGGCACTGGACCCAACCCAGGCTGAGGGCACATGGGGGCTGcaggccagccctgcccctgcagCCTCCCCACCAGCCCCGTCCTCCACAGGGAGCGCATGGACCTGAAGGCCCCCATCTACTTCTCCACGGGCCTGACGGAGAAAGCCAACCACTACTACAAGCTCTTCATCCCCTGGACCAACCAGAAGATCCGGAAGACCTTTGTGCAGAGGAACATGTTTGAGTTCAAGCACGTCAAGGCCTTCGATCGGGCGTTTGCCGACAGCCCGGGTCCCATGGTGCGGCCCATTGCCGGCTGGGGTGGGGTTCTGCCGGGCCGGGGCCCTGCCGGCAAGTCGCGCAGGCGAGCGGGGCGCCTCTGTGCCGGAAGACCAGCGGTCAGAAGGCTGAGGGCAGGGGGGCATCTGATGCCCTGACTGTCCCACACCTGCCCCGAAGGTCGTGTTTGCCACACCAGGGATGCTGCATGCCGGCCAGTCCCTACAGATCTTCAGGAAGTGGGCAGGGAACGAGAAGAACATGGTGAGGGGTCTGGGCCCCAGGGCCGGTTCCCTGGAGGGCTGGCGAGGTTGAGGGGCAGGGGCTCCCCCTGGCTGGGGGGACACTGTTGCTGTCAGGAGGAGGCGGCAGCTTGGTACCCTGGGCATCGGTGTCTGACCCAGGCTCAGACTCTTGCTGTGTCTTGGCCTGTCTGCACCAGGCAAGAAAGCCCCCGGCTTCCCAAGTAGCCATCATGGGGGTCAGGCCTGGGCGGGCTTGTGCTGAGACCCCTGAGCCCGCCTGGGTCTGCAGTGGGccctggaagggggaggggcctcCACCAAGGGTTTGGGTTCAGGTGGGCAGAGGGGCGGGTGGGAGAACATCCCGGGAGGAAGCCCTGAGGTAGGAGGCAGGAGGTGCAGGGGAGCTGCtcgtccatccctccctcctgcagGTCATCATGCCCGGCTACTGCGTGCAGGGCACCGTGGGCCACAAGATCCTCAGCGGGCAGCGcaagctggagatggaggggcggCAGGTGGTGAGTCCTCACCCTCTCTCACCAGCTCTGTGGACCCTCTtgtggcggtgggggggggggcggccctggGAGCCACCACCTGTGCTGATGGCTTGCCTGCCGTGATGCCGCAGCTGGAGGTCAAGATGCAGGTGGAGTACATGTCCTTCAGCGCCCACGCGGATGCCAAGGGCATCATGCAGCTGGTGGGTCAGGCGGAGCCGGAGAACGTGCTCTTGGTGCATGGCGAGGCCAAGAAGATGGAGTTTCTGAAGCAGAAGATCGAGCAGGAATTCCGTAGGCAGCCCAGGCCAGGGCGGGCTGGGTGACACGGAGGGTATGCGGGCTGGGTCGGTGCAGGCAGGGCCCGCCAGTCTGGACTAAGGTTCTCCCCACACCCCGGCCCAGGGGTCAGCTGCTACATGCCGGCCAACGGCGAGACGGTGACGCTGCCCACGAGCCCCAGCATCCCCGTGGGCATCTCACTGGGGCTGCTGAAGCGGGAGCTGGCACAGGGTGAGCGGCAGGGCCCATTGAGTGGGGGCGGGGCAGCTGCTGGGCAGGTGGCCCCACTGACAGCTCTGACCGCTGCCCCTGCCCCACAGGGCTG
The sequence above is drawn from the Tursiops truncatus isolate mTurTru1 chromosome 1, mTurTru1.mat.Y, whole genome shotgun sequence genome and encodes:
- the INTS11 gene encoding integrator complex subunit 11 isoform X3 yields the protein MPEIRVTPLGAGQDVGRSCILVSIAGKNVMLDCGMHMGFSDDRRFPDFSYITRSGRLTDFLDCVIISHFHLDHCGALPYFSEMVGYDGPIYMTQPTQAICPILLEDYRKIAVDKKGEANFFTSQMIKDCMKKVVAVHLHQTVQVDDELEIKAYYAGHVLGAAMFQIKVGSESVVYTGDYNMTPDRHLGAAWIDKCRPNLLITESTYATTIRDSKRCRERDFLKKVHETVERGGKVLIPVFALGRAQELCILLETFWERMDLKAPIYFSTGLTEKANHYYKLFIPWTNQKIRKTFVQRNMFEFKHVKAFDRAFADSPGPMVVFATPGMLHAGQSLQIFRKWAGNEKNMVIMPGYCVQGTVGHKILSGQRKLEMEGRQVLEVKMQVEYMSFSAHADAKGIMQLVGQAEPENVLLVHGEAKKMEFLKQKIEQEFRVSCYMPANGETVTLPTSPSIPVGISLGLLKRELAQGLLPDSKKPRLLHGTLIMKDSNFRLVSSEQALKELGLAEHQLRFTCRVHLHDTRKEQETAVRVYSHLKSVLKDHCVQHLPDGSVTVESILIQAAAHSEDPGTKVLLVSWTYQDEELGSYLTSLLKKGLPQAS
- the INTS11 gene encoding integrator complex subunit 11 isoform X4; translated protein: MVGYDGPIYMTQPTQAICPILLEDYRKIAVDKKVVEITKHIHDNRALRYVELLPLSGTVQEPQSTSNAFTPPLTHWLLSPCILIPSACETPGTSPLMLVDDELEIKAYYAGHVLGAAMFQIKVGSESVVYTGDYNMTPDRHLGAAWIDKCRPNLLITESTYATTIRDSKRCRERDFLKKVHETVERGGKVLIPVFALGRAQELCILLETFWERMDLKAPIYFSTGLTEKANHYYKLFIPWTNQKIRKTFVQRNMFEFKHVKAFDRAFADSPGPMVVFATPGMLHAGQSLQIFRKWAGNEKNMVIMPGYCVQGTVGHKILSGQRKLEMEGRQVLEVKMQVEYMSFSAHADAKGIMQLVGQAEPENVLLVHGEAKKMEFLKQKIEQEFRVSCYMPANGETVTLPTSPSIPVGISLGLLKRELAQGLLPDSKKPRLLHGTLIMKDSNFRLVSSEQALKELGLAEHQLRFTCRVHLHDTRKEQETAVRVYSHLKSVLKDHCVQHLPDGSVTVESILIQAAAHSEDPGTKVLLVSWTYQDEELGSYLTSLLKKGLPQAS
- the INTS11 gene encoding integrator complex subunit 11 isoform X2, whose amino-acid sequence is MQVCLGAGQDVGRSCILVSIAGKNVMLDCGMHMGFSDDRRFPDFSYITRSGRLTDFLDCVIISHFHLDHCGALPYFSEMVGYDGPIYMTQPTQAICPILLEDYRKIAVDKKVVEITKHIHDNRALRYVELLPLSGTVQEPQSTSNAFTPPLTHWLLSPCILIPSACETPGTSPLMLVDDELEIKAYYAGHVLGAAMFQIKVGSESVVYTGDYNMTPDRHLGAAWIDKCRPNLLITESTYATTIRDSKRCRERDFLKKVHETVERGGKVLIPVFALGRAQELCILLETFWERMDLKAPIYFSTGLTEKANHYYKLFIPWTNQKIRKTFVQRNMFEFKHVKAFDRAFADSPGPMVVFATPGMLHAGQSLQIFRKWAGNEKNMVIMPGYCVQGTVGHKILSGQRKLEMEGRQVLEVKMQVEYMSFSAHADAKGIMQLVGQAEPENVLLVHGEAKKMEFLKQKIEQEFRVSCYMPANGETVTLPTSPSIPVGISLGLLKRELAQGLLPDSKKPRLLHGTLIMKDSNFRLVSSEQALKELGLAEHQLRFTCRVHLHDTRKEQETAVRVYSHLKSVLKDHCVQHLPDGSVTVESILIQAAAHSEDPGTKVLLVSWTYQDEELGSYLTSLLKKGLPQAS
- the INTS11 gene encoding integrator complex subunit 11 isoform X1, yielding MPEIRVTPLGAGQDVGRSCILVSIAGKNVMLDCGMHMGFSDDRRFPDFSYITRSGRLTDFLDCVIISHFHLDHCGALPYFSEMVGYDGPIYMTQPTQAICPILLEDYRKIAVDKKVVEITKHIHDNRALRYVELLPLSGTVQEPQSTSNAFTPPLTHWLLSPCILIPSACETPGTSPLMLVDDELEIKAYYAGHVLGAAMFQIKVGSESVVYTGDYNMTPDRHLGAAWIDKCRPNLLITESTYATTIRDSKRCRERDFLKKVHETVERGGKVLIPVFALGRAQELCILLETFWERMDLKAPIYFSTGLTEKANHYYKLFIPWTNQKIRKTFVQRNMFEFKHVKAFDRAFADSPGPMVVFATPGMLHAGQSLQIFRKWAGNEKNMVIMPGYCVQGTVGHKILSGQRKLEMEGRQVLEVKMQVEYMSFSAHADAKGIMQLVGQAEPENVLLVHGEAKKMEFLKQKIEQEFRVSCYMPANGETVTLPTSPSIPVGISLGLLKRELAQGLLPDSKKPRLLHGTLIMKDSNFRLVSSEQALKELGLAEHQLRFTCRVHLHDTRKEQETAVRVYSHLKSVLKDHCVQHLPDGSVTVESILIQAAAHSEDPGTKVLLVSWTYQDEELGSYLTSLLKKGLPQAS